DNA sequence from the Perca fluviatilis chromosome 4, GENO_Pfluv_1.0, whole genome shotgun sequence genome:
ATGGATGCGCTTAAAGCAGGCAGGAAAACGCCTGGGAGCCTCTTCTGTGTATGACAACTCACTGAAAaagctatttgcacccctgatTATTACATCTTTAACATGCAAAAGACAGCGCATgtttaactttatttatttaagatgGGTTTTGGTACAATGGGAAAGCCCTGTGGGAATAaacagttctctctctctctttctctctctctttctttctctgtctgtctctctctccctggtTAAAGGAGAAGTATGAAGGTCTCACGATGTAATGAATTGCTTGACGGCACTGaacacatacgcccattcaggacccggctaacaaggtagcgatggagtttttcacactatcgtcatggctgagccggcaaaaaagaagcagaaagctaggaaagcattgtaggaggaacagagagagaggaaacgacagactgaccgagcgaggagtcgGATGCAAGTAAaaataggagctgccaaatatctattccgaagctgtagggggagctctatagagaaacctgccagcaaaaagcaATAATTGGGTTATGCCAGTTCTCTCAGTATACACGAGCTGGGAAGAGTGGGAAGAATGATGGGAGTCACTTTACGTACCAGTTTAAAAACCTGATTATATTTTGACCCAGAATTAGAAGAAAGCAGTTGGAAGTAACAGCACCAAAAACAACAGCAATAACGCAACCTTTAACCCCACTGAAGACTTCGCCATAAGGCAGGTAGCCTACAATGAAGAAGACCCCAAAAGTCGTCCCTTTTCTCCTCGCTTTCTATGTTGTTGATTTTGACAAAGGTCAACCGGAAGAAAAAGACCAATTGTACGTTGGCACagcgccacctactgtaccaGAGTTCGAGATACTCCCGTGATTCTTCCCATTCTACCCCGCACATGTATATGGGGAGAACTGGCATAATCTGGTTATTCACTTAACCAACCGGTTACTGCTTTGCATGTTAACGCAAATGCTTCCTCTTCACACTAAGCTACAGAAAGGCAAAAAGACTTAATTAAATCGGGATACACTAAAAGTTCGATCAGGAAAAATAGTTTCAGCACAGTCAAAATGTCATACAGAACAGCAGGAGCTTGATCGGTGAACAGGAGATAGAATATTAGGATAATATGAGACTGAATTCATTTTCTTCTACAGGGCCAACCACAATGCTGCATGTTCAAAGTGCTGATCAGAGAGATAATCAAAGACGTGACTGAGACAATCTCCAAAGCCACATTGGAACCTTCTGAGATATCAGAAATTCTAAGTTCCCATGCATTACCAAGAATCATTTTACGTGATTTTGGTATGATCAGCCATTTTGGTATTGGAGGAGTGTGACAGAGATATCCATTTTTCACAGACTGCGTCTGCTGCGCCAGTTGGCAAGACGGATGAATAGGCGTGATCAAACTGGCAGCATATGTTCATGGGGTTAtataattcaaaaaataaagCATGAAAGGGAATTCTTGAAAGGCAATCCAATCCTCACAAGTATCGAAGTTATGTAAACTTGTTCAATGAGAGAAATAGGCTTAGACACAAAATTGTAAAGTGGAACCTAAGTGACATAATGAGTCCACAGAGGTTAGAGTTTGACAAATCCCAAGGCATCAGCATAGACACATTCAAGAATGATCATTCAAAGCTGATAACAGCCTTAAACCTAATGGCTACATCAAGAATAATGTCCTTGTGATGatcctcttttctctcattACTTCCCACTGCTCTGGCTTTAGTCAATCTAAATTTTATAGTCGGACTTCTTCTTCAGACTTCTTGAACAGCCGCCACCGCTGGAAtagtttctgtctttctctagtCTTGCTTACCAATGAAAATGTACTCGTAaactatactgtatgtggcaTCTATGCATCCATTGATTATAAATTGCAATGTTGGATGATGGTAAGCAAGAACAGAGAATGACAGAAACTGCTCAAAACGACTGTAACTGATTGTAGACGTGTGTTAATTACAGGGCTGTCAGTCGATTTAAATATTGAATCGCAATTAATTGCATGATTGTACATAGTTAACTCAAGATCGATCACATTATCAcatttatctgttctaaatgtactttaaaagggatattATTTTCAATGCTCAAGTGTTGTTTGAGACtggatgtacagtacatgcaaataactttagtcttgtggagagaaccatctggaagggctttgaaactcaacttgccattcaaaagactattttctttatccatttctgctcaaggggctttgtttctgctagccatccactCCCGTTCATGCATGTATTATAAGACCCGTAACCTGCTCCCTTTCTGCCGTCTCGTCTCCGCTCTACATAAATATATTTGAATGTATTTCTAAGTCGCTAAGAGGGTCGgaaaagtcgctaaatctagTGAGAAAGTCGCCACGCTGCCAACACTGTCCACAATATTACTGCTGCAGCTTGCTGTACATTTTTCAATGTACATCAGTTTTCAAGCTCTATATTATGGCTTTGGCTTTTTGTTTCCTGTCCCAGATCTTAAAGCATATGGCTGTTTTTGCAAAGTGCTACATACAATTAGATGTTTCTTTTAAACACAGAGATAGCATAAAAAATAGCCGTTACCTGTAACACTATATAATTACCATGATGAATAAACGGTAAATTGAAAGTGAATTCAACTTTGGATATTTTACTTGCCAAAAACATTCATGCATTCATTTCAGACTGGTTAGATTACTGCAATGGCCTTTTCTCATGCCTCTCACAAAAAAGAAACTCAATAAACTTTCAAAATGTCGCAGCCACACTCATGACAGAAGAGAACACATAACTCCTTGGCTTCCAGTCCGTTTTAGAGTGGATTTGAAATTGTAATGATCACTTTTAAGGCTCGTACGGGGTTAGCTCCTAAATATACAGCTGATCTTCCCACCCCGTCTGAGCCTAAACCTAACCTGAGATCCTCTGAAGTCACTCTGGGTCGTTCCCTGTTCAAACCTGAAAACTAAAGGCCTTTTCTGCTCGGGCCCCTCAGTTGTGGAAggttaataattgttttgtaaaccatctaaaccaaaccaaataactttaaactttaaaataatttatttggattgctattttaaagttttaacttACGCTTATAATAATTAGATAATGGTTGATAAgtggtttataaagcatcaaGTAACAAAAGAATTGTTCCGAAGAAGGCTTTGTGCCGAAAtgcgtttattttatttttatgtgagCCTAATGAAATAAGTGAAATGACAGTACTTTGTCCTGCTTAACTTAAGATGTGctaccttttcttcactttttggaACAGGCCTATTTGATTTTGGGTTCAGTACTCCCCAGAGAATCTCCAGTTTTGAATTGCAACCTCTTTTTTCAACTCATCAAGTAACATTATTATGGGCCCATTGAATCTTttacatcaggggtcttcagtgttttttttaagccaaggaccccttagctgaaataGAGATGGATCAGGGGACCCCCCCACATATGTTATACAAAATGTagctgcatattaaactgggcatacaataatgtgtaggtaGGCCTctagcctttatacataccttttttatggtgcatacaatactaagctattaaaataaaaaaataaaaactgttggcatattcatatatttatacatcatgttttaatgttaaaatgtggcacagtgaatccttaaggtAAACTTAATCTGTGGATGAGTTTATGTAGCTGTAGGTCAGTAAGGCTATCATCATTGTTGTGTACATTAAAAAAAGTACTAATTACTATTAATTACTAATttactaataaaaataataatattaaggCAGAAGGCTCTGGCACCCATGGAggtaatatgttggattcatttcAAAATAACCTGTTACAATAACATAAAATATGGCATTACTAATAATCAGTAAACATTATTCATTATCATTTCATTGTTCttattaacagtaaaataactattacCTTTAGTTTAGAGAGTTTCCCCCAGCATATTGCAAGCCTGGAGGCCCACTAAGGCCTAAATCCCtgggaattattttttaaagattttttttaaactacagttacagtgaGTCGGCTCGGTTGGAGACTTAGATAcatagtcatattttcaaatctcctGTTAGTTTTTAGCACTGTCTTAATGTATAGCCCAATGGAATCTGTGTTTAGCTTTTTTAATGTCTCAATTTGGCGCATCCGTCCATGACTCTTTTACCACAGAAACTGTAGGGCCCGGccttaatgctgccatcagtctgtaaTGAATGTACGTAATGAAAACCTcgtaaaatgttttattaaattaagtttaatTAAATATCAATTTACCATGTATTACTGATGGTAATTCTAAAgtgttcttttcattttaatgaaaacataaaatcaCTTACCCTCTGTAAGGAACACAAATATGCAGAGTTTCACAACACAGCTGTTCATTGTCGTTTCTCGCAGATCCAGACTCGTAATGAtcgatttttttattcaattatttGTTTGAGAGCATTAAGTGAAGTATTTGTGATTCTTGTACTTCTTAGGTCCAAGTGTCATCTTATCGTGCTTTATGCAGCCGCTGAGCAATGACTGATCAACAGGAAACCCTGTAACAGCCTCAGTGGAAAGCTGTGGCTTACGACACAGGATGAAAGAGCGATTGGAGATTAAAAGACCAGCCAAAAGTGAATGCTTCGTGCAGCCGCTGAGCAACGACACATCAACAGCAAACCCACACAGTCAAATGTGTTGCATAAGTGGAAAGTGGTTTACCACTCAGGATACAAGAGGAAATGAAGATTAAAATACACAGAGACGCAATTTTATCAGGTCTAAAAATGTCTCATCAGTCTAGCTGAGACTGTCACACCATGTTTTGTTACTGGTTTGGCGATGGTGATTTTGGCGTTGTTTGTGTTAagcaaaaaggatcttactctttaacaaaaaggtctatctccgtagggatcctttccataatgttgtcagacacttaaaataataatctgagcctgtcagcggcaaaaacagcacttttagtggacggaatTGGGTTAGGTGGGCAATTGCCCATTAacgttacattgtagcttgtttcgccgctgccgacttcagcgatctcgcttaacaCTGGACCACtgtcaaagatttttgttcccatcagtcacttagacaaaaaaatatagggttgaaaaaacaaaagttaaaacaaagttaccctttaacttcTTTTGATGAGATAACTATAACAAATTGTCGGTGGCTTCCAAAACCCTTATAAATCATCACTTTTCAAAAATGATATGAAACTTTACTGATCTTCCATCACCATAGTTTGGTTAAAGAACAGTAGAGTGGGGAGAAGAGTGCTACAGTAAGCACATGTGGTGTTTCCTCAGTGGGAGGGTCTCCCAGGAGCAATTATATTCATTGCTTTGCTCACATTTTAATTGCTATTTATTGtttgatcataaaaaaaaatggtactTTTGTGAACCATAtgtctcttgctctctctatAAATCCTGGTTGGTAATCTGTGTTTGAATCTGGTTCTGGAGTAAACACTTTAGTTCCCCCTTTTTTCTGTATGGGGTGGCACAAAGAAAATTAATATTCATGTGCATCATGCGTCATCTTCAAGTCTTAAATCTCTGGACTGGAGTCTATCACTCCGTGTTGAGATTCATAGCCGGTCATTCCTATGGTACACATCATTGTATTTTGCATGTACTGAATATGTTTTATAAGTATTGGGTGGTCTTCTCTCCAAGAAAGGGGAGATACTCACTGGTATCACTTTATCTATAAGGCTGTAGTTGGAAAACTACCACACTAACTTCTAGAACTACTCTGTTACTAAGAAGGACATAATCAGACTCGCTCTGCTGACGGGCCTTTACTTCATGTTCCACGAGCTCGCTCTGAACTTGAAAAAAACAGCTTATAACTTTAGTGCATCTGACTCCTGGAACAAAttacagcacttttttttttttttttttttaaatcaacccAATTGTGCCTTTTGGACAATTTagaaatccggctttaaacctGCAAACGTTTACGTGTAACTGCTTTACATCATGTACTTTCTTTTGCATCCTTATTATCCTAATGTATTTATCAATTCATTTTCCAATTCTGAATGTTTGATtgtctttctatttttcttatGATATGACTTTCTGTGTTGttctgtatttgtctttgtaatgTGACTCGATAACATTGAAAATGAGGGTCGCCCCTCAATGATCTCTCGAGGAtgaataaaggttgaatgaatgaatgaacctCTTGTGTGAACTTCTGTTAAACCATGTGTATTTCAATTTGTGGGACAACCTTATGGTTTGGACTAAACAATGACATCACACAGAGCCATAATATTATacagttcaaaaatagattcAAGAAAACAATAATTGACCAGTACAGAAAGGAAGAGACCTAAACATAGGAATTGAATTGTAGTGTAAGTGTAGGGTTGTATGTTGTTGTAGTGTGCAAGTATGACTACAATTTTCGCAATTCACACACATACGTGTATGCACACGTGACGCATATGCATTTCGTATATGCAtatctatttgtttctgtaatAATATGACATTGTGAGGTATATTTACTTGTATATTCTTTtcttccttgtttgtttttttgtcttttttttataaatttaaatgtattgatgtgtatattttgttctgttattttatttttatgatgtcCTTTACTTTGTTGTTACATAGTAAACTGTAATCATATTCTATGTTAAAGGGAGACACTTTATACGCCCTTTGGGGTTTCTTGTCTTCCTTTCACCTGTTTTTATGATGAATTGGTTACTATGTACAAATTATTTTGAtgtgctaaataaaaaatataaaaaaagtaggGACAGGACTTTATAAGCATAATGCTTCCGCCTTCTACTTCTCAAACTCATCcttcttttgttctttgttaAATTCAGATTTATTTGTGTacgtttgtgtttttcttctacAGCAATCTGTTGATTGTTCgagataaataaaaagaataaagaataaagttATTTGAATCACCTTTAACAGATTTTTCTTATTGAGCCTTTAACAGTTACATTATTTTCTTTCCCCACTCTGAATGTACAAACTTAATCAAAACACAATCGGTGAAAAGATCAGATCTAACACAGAACAACATCAGGTTTCTTCGTCATTTTCCATAACGTAGACCGAAGGAGTTGAGGTTGTATGAGGACACATCTTGACGTTTCCTGACAGTCTGAGGGAGGAGCCACCATCCCGTCCTGGGAAACTTTCCGTCCGCTGAAAGGATCTTATCAGCATGTAAATTCCCAGAAGTCTTGATAGCTGATAGCGCTATCGATGCGTGTCTTAAATCTCTCAGTGCTTTGAGTATTGCCTGATCTGAAGAACAAACAAGACAAAGATGTGTGGCGTTCCCCTTTTTGACTTATAGTCGACCTGTTTGTAAATGCTTATGTGACTCGGATTGTAAAGCTGATACGTCCAAATTTAAACTGAAAGCACGAAATGAATTAATACAGCAACATACTTcattaaaatccattttaaaaacaaagtaaGTTAACTAGTCAGTTGATAACACATTTAACTGAAATCTTGATTTTAACAAAGAGGCAAATTTTGGGACGGCCCTGGGACAAAATCTTTTCAAATGGGGGTCCGttgtctaatttgtgtcagtttaggggtcctgaCTTGAAAAAAGCTTGGGAACCGCTGGTCTAGCATACTTCCTTCTCGTCCTGTGAAACAGTTGTAGTAATGTattctgtggctctggaggagcttGTTCTTAAGTGTCCATATTAGGATAggcctagtctcgcattgtcggaccctccttcacagcgctgcggaggagggtctggctagtccacacagcattacagGATGGGAGAggaacgtgctctggtttattggcaattctttaaaccaatcacaatcgtcatgggcggcagtaagcgccggacggagccacggtgcctctgcaaaatagcctcgggaaggaacttgttttggtggaacgtgtacgttcaaaagttgttttagtcgtgcaacagaaaactcaggttggacagatagtctagctagctgtctggatttaccctgcagagatctgaggagcagttaaccatagtcctcagaaatccaccggagtttagaattacaatacaacggaagcggaaggaaacggacatcggcgaaaagacatgcatccggtggaatttcccgcggcaacggagcaatcccggaagtggaacgtcgtggatatagactacgaTAGGCCCATTGGGGCTGTTTTAAAAGTGAGAAAGCTGTGCAGAATGAAGCACTTAGTGCACAATACAAAGGGCATTGAAAGCCTTCAATACTAGGAatatacaaattacagtgcattacttttcgtaaCTATATgcacgaatggttcatgagaacagcctgtgtGCTGACATGCAGAGTGTAATTCAAGGTTATGCACTGATCTGTATTTATTGGATGCTTTTAAAGCCTCCAGAACTCATGACTGTACCTTCACTGTAGTAGGTGGATTTCATGCTGCTGGTGATGTAGACCTCTGTTGACAGAGCAGCCATCATCAGAGCAACAATGAGTCGAGGCATCATGACAGTCAGTATGGCAGAGGTGCTGAAACTCCTCTGTTGATACAGAAACGATTCAAATGTCATTCATTCCAGCAGATTGTAGGGTGCAACAAAAGTTGTAACATTCTCAGTATTGCTGAAAACAGATTCAACAAAGTAGAAAGTATAACAGTCTGGACTACTGCTATGTGTGGATTTActtacattcattattaattaattttcacacacacaaaaaacacgtTAGCTGTAATAATGTAGTACTAAGTCAAGAAATTGCAGGCAGCGTTAGGTATACACTTTAGATTTTACTGATTTTGATTGTGTCAATTCTTTGCATGTTATTTGAATCAGAAAATAAcccaaaatatatgaaaaacaaataactCCTTTGTTTGAATGATTTTGTGGTTGAATGGGAATATTCTGTGATTCTGTGTTTAACCTACACAAATTTACAAAATTATCCtgtataagacatgttttttattttttattttttttatatgaatatATGTGAAAATGTTAGGCCGTCCTTTATTCGGGGTCTAGACTTTTCAACAAATAATAGCCGTCAATCCAAACTGCCAGAGGACTGAAAGACGCAGAGACATGGAGAGTGTCCCCAACAAAGCGGCTCAACAGTAGTTTGCCAAGTTAGCCAACAAATGAGAAGAGTTTTTGGTGCTAACTTTAAGATGCTGGCGATAAACGCAGCAGAGCAGTCGAACAACTGCCACTCAGCGAAGAAATACGGTGTCACAGAATGTTATGTAGATGGCGAGAATTAAAAAGAGCGCCATAAAAATACCATCCGTCAAAGAAAAGCACACTCTTACTTCCGTGAGACTGACCTGAGGCTGTGTGAATATGTGATTGAAAAACGAAATAGAAATATTttctttatgtaaaaaaaaatgtggtccTTTTTCCTAAAGATGTGTCTTGAAAAGGGGGAGGGTTCGTCCTTTTATTGGGGTTGTCTAATAATCAGGTTAATATGgtatattgttattaatatccACACCAATTTCCCCAATTTTGCCTCTTTTTGCATGTTCACCATCCACAACAGGTGTGTGCACACCGTCATTTACATACACATATCTGCCATCACAGGTATAATCACACCATGATTCCCACACATTTTTAATTCTGGCATAAACTTGCGTGAGGCCAAATGTGAGCGTTTGTTTAATTTCCTGGCAGGAAACACTTAGCCACTAGCCACTatgattgggcatcgagaactgaTTCCATCTTGGAATGGTTTCAAAAATTCCAACTCcagtggaattttttttaattggaatCGATTGGAAAAttttgttagggttagggttccaAATGTAACACatgcaagttttggtttccgtaccGTCCGCCTTACTTCCAGGTGTTTGCTGTGTTTTAGCCGCAGAGCACAGTGAGCGGCGCTGGTTGAGCCTGGttaaactgtaaatcaccattgaatcaaaataaaatgttcctcttatctgtgaaataagcatgtgacccgtttcgaCTCCAACCCCTCAAAGAATGGGAATCgagaatcaaaaggaagaattgTTCAAATCAAAACGATCCCCAACCCTACTAGCCACTGGGGCTTGTCAGCAACAAAAGTTAACGTCAAACCCTATGTAATGAAATGCAGACAAAAATACATCCTGTAATTGCAGAATGAGAGTACTGGCAGCTCTTTTGGTCCAGTCTGGCTCTGGCTGACACATCTCTGATGTTGTCCCCTGTCTGTGACATGGACCGGTAGAGTCCTTTGACAGCAGCTGGACACTGGTTGCTGGGGAACAAGTCACTCTGACCTCAGCACCAACACACCCCGCAGAGATGAAAAACCAAACCGTTTTTTGATCAATAATTCATCGGTGCCCAGGGTTTTACGTCCCTGCTCATGTTTGGACTGTacagctgtgtctgtgtgcgtataGCGCTGAgtcttgttttattccaaattgTTACAAAGCAGTACAGCTTGCAAGATAAAACAACGAAGCATAGAGTGCAAAGATGAGAAAAGACACAGCTGTTACGTGGTAGTAAAATAAGAGGAGCAAGATAATACATATATGTTGAGATTGCAAACTCACAGAATGCATACGTAATAGACAGCTTTAGTGCTGACATGTATATGTATTGAGCATACACGAATACGCTCACGggtgaaaacgacaaaatattttatcagatgtgtctaaacgcggaataaaaagtgagaaagcaacgccacttttgcgtttctCTTACTGCTCACTGCCTAAATGGACTGGGCTTCTcgcatctctttttttttttttacatctttctACACCCATCACACAAACCTGATATAATACCACGACATCTAACATGTTGACCTTTCTTCCTTTGCCATCGTTGCACAAATGAACTCTGCATTACCTCCACTCACATTGTATCACACTTTCATGCTCACAGCATCATGCATGCAAAATACCTTTATTCTGACTTTGCACAATTGCTAAGAATCAAAAGCTGATTTTTAACCGCCATGCAACAATTTGGTTTCCTTTGCATTGCAGCCACACAGAGATGCTTCTGTAGACTCTTGGTCTTGTTTCACTGtgcaacaatttgtgcttttttgcatcaatttatggtgggATCTTTATTTACGTTGAggcaattattattataattaatgaggggtccaagcccgagggggctgGGATCACGCCAATGCCATGCAACGCGGATCCCAGTACCAGCGAAATCACATCACCATTTTTTCACGCTCTTGTTGTGTTATTTAACCCCCTGAGTAGACACAGTTCTTGTTTTTTACCTCTTTAGGGAAGTGGGTTGTCTTACGAAATCTACGCCTATGCTTCCCAACCCACCAAACCTCCAAGGCTTTTTGTGCGGTTTAACCAGAACTCTTTCTGATGCTGTTTGGTGTTGACCGGGACCTCTGTTTGTCACATAGATGCATGACAATACTCAATCATTCATTTTCCCACTCTCAcacggacgcacacacacagatgttaaGACTATGAGAACCCTGACTACAGTGACCACAACCTCATATCACCGAACGAAGACTTCCTGGAGATACAAACAGAACATGAGTGTATATGAAATGTGATGCTGTGATCTTACCTGTGTGCTGAAGGCGAGCGAGCGTTGACTGAAACCCCTCTGCCCCCACACTCAGCTCAGGGGTCTCTTTTATAGGGGGACACCTCCTGCGTCATCATCACTGATCACTGGTTGGTAGCACATGTGTGGAGCCATGTATGCACCAACAGACACACTACGCCATCATTCCTCATTTCCTTTCTGTTCATCCACCTCTTCTTTTGAGATTTGGTCCTACAATGATAAGTGGAATTCCAGCTAGGGTTTGGTTTCTACTTTGGTCTTCCCATTAAAAGACCTGAAATGAGATTTGTGGTCAAGACAAAGGCCTGGAGGTCATGACAGTGagcacacagtgacagtgaagtGGGTTGTGTAATAGGAAACTCAAATGATGTGGTTTGTTTGGATCGGCCACCGAACAGGTCAGGAGCAGGTTACGATAGAAAGTCTGGACTGCAGAGAAAACCATTGGTGCCAACCTGCCGTCCATTCAGGCAACCCAATTTACAATGGATCCTCCAATCAATGGATGGAAATTGCATATGAACTGTACATTGTTACGGATTGAATTTTCCAATCCCCTATCCCAGGTTG
Encoded proteins:
- the kiss1 gene encoding metastasis-suppressor KiSS-1, with amino-acid sequence MMPRLIVALMMAALSTEVYITSSMKSTYYSEDQAILKALRDLRHASIALSAIKTSGNLHADKILSADGKFPRTGWWLLPQTVRKRQDVSSYNLNSFGLRYGK